The Mugil cephalus isolate CIBA_MC_2020 chromosome 11, CIBA_Mcephalus_1.1, whole genome shotgun sequence genome includes a window with the following:
- the si:ch73-86n18.1 gene encoding C-type lectin domain family 4 member E, with translation MEERENYTSLHDIAEESTARGNRLILEHGNGSQGLKRGIGCLKSRSALLILIGFFASICANIILTVLLIGRPVPVPEAPLDASPLRLKSVQQRYIHLCEDYTALGQNCSKTVKRCRECPEGWLHVGNQCYYFSSDKLDWLNSRDSCEEMGSHLTILHTMEQHDSLEKEARRIGGFDYHFWIGLSDIEKEGDWRWVDNTTLEYKYWNPSSSEPDNHQSGGEHGEDCATLDSHSKTWFDVPCEFHYKRICQMDAIQFN, from the exons atggaggagagagaaaactaCACCAGCCTGCACGACATCGCAGAGGAGTCAACAGCTCGAGGGAACAGACTCATTCTCGAACACGGCAATG GTTCCCAGGGACTGAAGCGGGGCATCGGGTGTTTGAAGAGTCGATCTGCTCTCCTGATACTTATTGGCTTTTTCGCCTCCATCTGTGCCAACATCATCCTCACTGTGCTCT TGATTGGCAGGCCAGTGCCAGTGCCAGAAGCCCCTCTGGACGCTTCACCCCTGCGTTTGAAATCAGTGCAGCAACGTTACATCCACCTATGTGAGGACTACACCGCCCTGGGACAGAACTGTTCGAAGACAG TGAAGCGGTGCAGGGAGTGTCCTGAGGGCTGGCTCCATGTGGGGAATCAATGTTACTATTTCAGCAGTGACAAGCTGGACTGGCTGAATAGCAGAGACAGCTGTGAGGAGATGGGGAGCCATCTTACCATACTGCACACCATGGAACAGCAT gaTTCTTTGGAAAAAGAAGCAAGGAGAATTGGTGGGTTTGATTACCACTTCTGGATCGGCCTGTCTGACAtagagaaggaaggagactGGAGATGGGTGGACAACACAACCCTGGAGTACAA ATATTGGAATCCGTCGAGCTCAGAGCCAGATAACCACCAGTCAGGAGGGGAACACGGAGAAGACTGCGCTACTTTAGACAGCCACTCAAAGACGTGGTTTGATGTTCCCTGTGAGTTTCATTATAAACGAATCTGCCAGATGGATGCCATTCAgttcaactga
- the cops7a gene encoding COP9 signalosome complex subunit 7a, with product MEVEQLLSLSGSALAQAVSSLLETPGLYVFSDILELPNVRELENGPHAPVYQLLNLFAYGTYCDYKERAASLPELTPAQRNKLRHLSIISLASNLKCLPYSLLLQQLELKNVRELEDLLIEAVYCDIIQGKLDQRNQQVEVDCSVGRDLGPNELPNIINTLQEWCTGCEAVLCGIEEQVSRANQYRESQLKVKVQVETEVSNLQKTLKASAASPSSGPAPAGAASNQDADQPAEPRDPASSQEPRQPGKKSSKVKGLRGSGKIWSKSN from the exons atggaggtggagcagctccTGTCTCTGTCAGGCTCGGCACTGGCCCAGGCTGTCAGCTCTCTGCTGGAGACCCCAGGCCTCTACGTTTTCTCTGACATCCTGGAGCTCCCTAACGTCAGAGAG CTGGAGAATGGGCCTCATGCACCGGTGTACCAGCTCCTGAACCTCTTTGCCTATGGAACCTACTGCGACTACAAAG AGAGAGCAGCCTCTCTTCCAGAGCTGACCCcagcacagagaaacaaactcCGTCATCTGTCCATCATCAGCTTGGCTTCAAACCTCAAG tGCCTGCCGTACTCGctgctcctgcagcagcttGAGCTGAAGAATGTGCGGGAGTTGGAGGACCTGCTGATCGAGGCTGTTTACTGTGACATCATCCAGGGCAAACTGGACCAGAGGAACCAGCAGGTGGAGGTAGACTGCAGCGTGGGTCGGGACCTCGGACCCAACGAGCTCCCCAACATAATCAACACGCTGCAGGAGTG GTGTACAGGATGCGAGGCGGTGCTGTGTGGCATCGAGGAGCAGGTGTCAAGGGCGAACCAGTACAGAGAGAGCCAGCTAAAGGTTAAAGTCCAAGTGGAAACAGAG GTGTCAAACCTACAGAAGACGTTAAAGGCCAGCGCTGCCTCTCCGTCGTCAGGGCCCGCCCCTGCGGGAGCCGCCTCCAATCAGGACGCAGACCAACCGGCGGAGCCACGTGACCCCGCCTCCTCTCAGGAACCTCGACAACCAGGCAAAAAAAGTTCAAAGGTGAAAGG GCTGCGTGGCAGTGGGAAGATCTGGTCCAAGTCCAACTGA
- the LOC125016774 gene encoding perlucin-like protein — MTCIKNKGSLGIRGHTIFFVLLGLLVSEISSQAAEGPEGELSILKLKLNTVMNHYKLLCDKYSDLALNCSVPVINCTRCPPGWLQVLDRCLFFSSDKLDWLASKEKCKEIGGHLAILTTKEQHEAVEKEGRRIGQFYTDYWIGLSDIETEGDWRWVDNSTLQTPFWNTEKSEPDNNKSGGEDGEDCVVVDSYNQIWYDVPCSFLYPRICQMDVFPLQ; from the exons ATGACTTGTATCAAGAACAAAG GCTCCCTGGGCATTAGAGGCCACACCATCTTCTTTGTCCTGCTTGGCCTTCTGGTTTCAGAAATTTCCTCTCAAGCAGCAGAAGGTCCAGAGGGAGAGCTGTCCATTTTAAAGTTGAAACTAAACACTGTGATGAACCACTACAAACTTCTGTGTGACAAGTACTCTGACCTGGCACTCAACTGCTCGGTTCCAG TGATCAACTGCACCAGGTGCCCTCCTGGCTGGCTCCAGGTCCTGGATAGGTGCCTTTTCTTCAGCTCTGACAAGCTTGACTGGCTCGCcagtaaagaaaaatgtaaagagATAGGCGGCCACCTCGCCATACTTACCACCAAAGAACAGCAC gaagcTGTGGAGAAAGAAGGCAGGAGGATCGGACAGTTTTACACAGACTACTGGATTGGGCTGAGTGATATTGAGACTGAAGGAGACTGGAGATGGGTGGACAACTCCACGCTTCAAACTCC ATTTTGGAACACAGAGAAATCAGAACCGGACAACAACAAGTCTGGTggggaggacggagaggacTGTGTGGTGGTGGACAGCTACAATCAGATCTGGTACGATGTCCCCTGTTCCTTCTTGTACCCACGAATCTGCCAGATGGATGTCTTCCCACTCCAGTGA
- the LOC125016094 gene encoding PILR alpha-associated neural protein, with product MERCSISPAARLTALISLLLAALLVRPSTCNRDDIEGEEQVDALSVQLSVTAQVTPTPLWAVVWGPTQPLEDETYHFLSGQETDHLRLHGSQQEDSTATAENWPYPDASLQPQEKAPLESRDQEGAEDGGTEAEETELEEVDPQFYVTVTISSLLILTAVVITAKLCYDRSCSQHPPPLSRGVPPPLSLALPRSLASEDSRQTLHSASSSFTDRERIPVVNL from the exons ATGGAGAGATG CTCCATCTCTCCTGCCGCACGACTGACTGCCCTCATCTCCCTTCTCCTGGCCGCCCTGCTGGTACGGCCCTCCACCTGTAACCGTGACGACATTGAGGGCGAGGAACAGGTGGACGCCCTGTCCGTCCAGCTGTCCGTCACGGCCCAGGTCACACCCACACCTCTGTGGGCGGTGGTCTGGGGTCCAACGCAACCCCTGGAGGATGAGACCTACCAtttcctctctggccaggaaaCCGACCACCTGCGCCTGCATGGGAGTCAGCAGGAGGACAGCACCGCCACGGCCGAGAACTGGCCTTATCCCGACGCAAGCTTGCAGCCCCAAGAGAAGGCGCCGCTGGAGTCCAGGGACCAGGAGGGAGCGGAGGACGGAGGAACGGAGGCGGAGGAGACGGAGCTTGAAGAAG TGGACCCTCAGTTCTACGTCACCGTGACCATCTCCTCGCTGCTCATCCTGACAGCAGTCGTCATTACGGCCAAACTCTG TTACGATCGCAGCTGTTCCCAGCATCCACCCCCGCTTTCCCGTGGCGtgcccccccctctctccctcgcaCTTCCCCGTTCCCTCGCTTCGGAGGACAGCCGGCAGACGCTGCacagcgcctcctcctccttcaccgaCAGGGAGAG GATCCCAGTAGTGAACCTCTGA